The following proteins are co-located in the Desulfobaccales bacterium genome:
- a CDS encoding precorrin-8X methylmutase, which translates to MSAWRIPPGEIEAESFRRIEAEAGKHGLDPETWLVVRRMIHTTADFDYLTHTRIHPRAIGAGVAALRQGRPVATDTRMLAAGISTGRLQRLGVEVRCLMDAPEVTAEASRRGLTRAAVAMERLLPEVAGGIVAIGNAPTALFRLLELLEEGAPPPALIVGLPVGFVNAAEAKEALSRSDYPHITALGRKGGSAVAASVVNALAILALEEGRHD; encoded by the coding sequence ATGTCTGCCTGGCGTATCCCCCCGGGGGAGATAGAAGCGGAGAGTTTCCGGCGCATCGAGGCCGAAGCCGGCAAGCACGGCCTCGACCCGGAGACCTGGCTGGTGGTGCGGCGCATGATTCACACCACCGCCGATTTTGACTATTTGACCCACACCCGCATCCATCCCCGGGCCATAGGGGCGGGGGTGGCGGCCTTGCGCCAGGGCCGGCCGGTGGCCACCGACACCCGCATGCTGGCTGCGGGTATTTCCACCGGTCGCCTGCAGCGTTTGGGAGTGGAGGTGCGCTGTCTCATGGATGCGCCGGAGGTGACGGCGGAGGCCTCACGCCGTGGCCTCACCCGGGCGGCGGTGGCCATGGAACGGCTGCTCCCGGAAGTGGCCGGAGGCATTGTGGCCATCGGCAATGCGCCCACGGCCCTCTTCCGCCTGCTGGAGCTGCTGGAGGAGGGTGCGCCGCCGCCGGCTCTTATCGTGGGCCTGCCGGTGGGCTTCGTCAACGCCGCAGAGGCCAAGGAGGCCTTGAGCCGCAGCGATTACCCCCACATCACTGCTCTGGGGCGGAAAGGGGGCTCGGCGGTGGCCGCCAGCGTGGTGAATGCCTTGGCCATCCTGGCCCTGGAGGAGGGGCGCCATGACTGA
- the cobI gene encoding precorrin-2 C(20)-methyltransferase: protein MTEKRGTLYGIGVGPGDPELITLKALKILRQVPHIFAAASSKNSYSIALNIVRCHLNGAGIENLPFPMTKDPELLAAAWEKNARRVLAVLEEGRDAAFVTLGDPLTYSTFGYLLKTLQQLQPDLKVVTIPGVTSYCAAAALSQTPLSEGEESFYVVSGALGAARLKEALARTDTVVILKTYRHFPEIYQALAELNLLDCATFISRVGLEGETVVRDLRELEGRPLPYLSMIIVKKPKQK from the coding sequence ATGACTGAGAAAAGGGGCACGCTCTATGGCATCGGCGTGGGGCCGGGGGATCCGGAGCTCATCACCCTGAAGGCCCTGAAAATTCTCCGGCAAGTTCCTCACATCTTTGCCGCCGCCTCCTCCAAAAATTCCTACAGCATCGCCCTGAACATCGTGCGCTGCCACTTGAATGGCGCCGGTATCGAAAATCTCCCCTTTCCCATGACCAAGGATCCGGAACTCCTGGCCGCGGCCTGGGAGAAAAACGCCCGCCGGGTGCTGGCGGTCCTGGAAGAGGGGCGGGATGCCGCTTTTGTCACTCTGGGGGACCCCCTCACCTATTCCACCTTCGGCTATTTGTTGAAAACTTTGCAGCAATTGCAACCGGACCTGAAAGTGGTCACCATTCCGGGAGTGACCTCCTACTGCGCCGCCGCGGCCTTAAGCCAGACGCCGCTTTCGGAAGGGGAGGAGTCGTTTTACGTGGTTTCAGGGGCCTTGGGCGCGGCTCGGCTCAAGGAGGCCCTGGCCCGCACCGACACCGTGGTGATTCTTAAGACCTACCGCCATTTTCCTGAAATCTACCAGGCCTTGGCGGAGCTCAATCTCCTGGACTGCGCCACCTTCATCAGCCGGGTGGGGCTGGAAGGGGAGACGGTGGTCCGGGACCTGCGGGAGCTGGAAGGACGTCCCTTGCCGTATCTTTCCATGATCATTGTGAAAAAGCCGAAGCAAAAGTGA
- a CDS encoding cobalt-precorrin-5B (C(1))-methyltransferase gives MPNIEAPRPKATGRALRSGFSTGTAAAAAAQGALYELLGLPCPAQVEVALPGGGSLRIPLARHGRAGSWGEAVVVKDAGDDPDVTHGAEIGVRLGWAPGPGSGELLEMVGGYGVGRVTKPGLPVAVGEPAINPVPRRMLRQAVAGVWEAHGNGRPLRLRLEVFVPHGEELARHTLNPRLGIVGGVSILGTTGLVRPYSHAAWRATIVTALKVARAQGWRQVVFTTGGRSEAALRALMPELPPECFVLMGDYVRFSLRAAAHLGFRQVMVAAFVGKAVKMAQGFGQTHASRGLIDFAALGRWVGKATGDPFLAREAARANTARQVLEMLPPAAREALAAEVGRRLLEALRMYVGPAVHLTAMILDSDGRPQWRGEG, from the coding sequence ATGCCCAATATTGAAGCCCCACGACCCAAAGCGACCGGGCGGGCCCTGAGAAGCGGTTTTTCCACCGGCACCGCAGCCGCGGCGGCGGCGCAAGGGGCCTTGTATGAACTTCTGGGCCTCCCTTGCCCGGCGCAGGTGGAGGTGGCCCTCCCCGGGGGCGGCAGCCTGCGCATTCCTTTAGCTCGCCACGGCCGGGCGGGCTCCTGGGGGGAGGCGGTGGTGGTCAAGGATGCCGGCGATGACCCGGACGTCACCCACGGGGCCGAGATCGGGGTGCGGCTGGGCTGGGCCCCGGGGCCCGGGTCGGGCGAGCTCCTGGAGATGGTGGGCGGCTACGGGGTGGGGCGGGTCACCAAGCCGGGTCTGCCGGTGGCTGTGGGGGAGCCCGCCATCAATCCGGTGCCCCGGCGCATGCTGCGCCAGGCCGTGGCCGGGGTGTGGGAGGCGCATGGCAACGGCCGGCCTCTTAGGCTCAGGCTGGAGGTCTTCGTTCCCCACGGCGAGGAACTGGCCCGGCATACCCTGAACCCCCGCCTGGGCATTGTGGGGGGGGTTTCCATCCTGGGGACCACCGGGCTGGTCCGGCCTTATTCCCATGCGGCCTGGCGGGCCACCATCGTCACCGCCCTCAAGGTGGCCCGGGCCCAGGGGTGGCGGCAGGTGGTCTTCACCACCGGGGGCAGAAGCGAGGCGGCCCTGAGGGCTCTGATGCCGGAGCTGCCGCCGGAGTGCTTTGTCCTCATGGGCGATTATGTGCGGTTTTCCTTGCGGGCTGCGGCTCACCTGGGCTTCCGGCAGGTGATGGTGGCGGCCTTCGTGGGCAAGGCGGTGAAGATGGCCCAGGGGTTCGGCCAGACCCACGCCTCCCGGGGGCTGATTGATTTCGCCGCCCTGGGGCGCTGGGTGGGGAAAGCCACAGGCGATCCTTTCCTGGCCCGGGAAGCGGCCCGGGCCAATACTGCCCGCCAGGTCCTGGAGATGCTGCCGCCGGCGGCCCGGGAGGCGCTGGCCGCGGAGGTGGGCCGCCGGTTGCTCGAGGCGCTTCGGATGTATGTCGGCCCAGCGGTGCATCTGACGGCCATGATTCTGGATTCTGACGGCCGGCCGCAGTGGCGGGGGGAAGGGTAG
- the cbiE gene encoding precorrin-6y C5,15-methyltransferase (decarboxylating) subunit CbiE has product MTAPVTVLGLGMSPADLTPAARERLAAADLLAGGRRLLDYFPEHPAEKVVLGRQVAATLRELAARLGTRRLVILASGDPNFYGVGPLAVEIFGPERVEILPNLTAVQVAAARLKVAWQEARVVSLHGRGAQDLGRALSLARKLFIYTDPENTPAVIARELLARGLGEARMAVLENLGQPEERLGWYTPAEAAGRAFADLNVVYVERPQAPAALHLGLPEEELAHEAGLVTKREVRAVALALLRLLPGQTLWDVGAGSGSVGLEAGLAAPGLTVYAVERRPERLAQIAANRDRFGAVWLLPILGEAPEALATLPDPDRVFVGGGGRDLAGILTAAARRLKPGGRLVVAATLLSSLETARHVLEQEGLGPEVVQMQVSRSRPLAGDTYLQAANPVWLLAGGREEG; this is encoded by the coding sequence GTGACGGCACCGGTCACCGTCCTGGGGCTGGGGATGTCTCCGGCCGATCTCACCCCCGCGGCCCGGGAGCGTCTGGCGGCCGCGGACCTTCTGGCCGGGGGCCGCCGTCTCCTGGACTACTTTCCGGAGCATCCGGCGGAGAAAGTAGTGCTGGGCCGGCAGGTGGCCGCCACGCTCAGGGAGCTGGCCGCCCGTCTGGGCACCCGGCGCCTGGTGATCCTGGCTTCGGGGGATCCCAATTTTTATGGGGTGGGTCCCCTGGCGGTGGAGATCTTCGGCCCTGAGCGGGTGGAGATCCTCCCCAACCTCACCGCGGTGCAGGTGGCCGCAGCCCGCCTGAAGGTGGCCTGGCAGGAGGCCCGGGTGGTGAGCCTGCATGGGAGGGGCGCCCAAGATCTGGGCCGGGCTTTGAGCCTGGCCAGGAAGCTTTTCATTTATACTGATCCGGAAAATACCCCGGCGGTCATCGCCCGGGAGCTCCTGGCCCGGGGATTGGGGGAGGCCCGGATGGCGGTCTTGGAAAACCTGGGGCAGCCGGAGGAACGCCTGGGGTGGTACACCCCAGCCGAAGCCGCCGGGCGAGCTTTTGCGGATTTGAATGTGGTGTATGTGGAGCGGCCCCAGGCCCCGGCGGCCCTGCACTTGGGCCTGCCGGAGGAGGAGCTGGCCCATGAGGCGGGGCTAGTGACCAAGCGGGAGGTGCGGGCCGTGGCCCTGGCTCTCCTGAGGCTGCTGCCCGGGCAAACTCTCTGGGATGTGGGGGCCGGCTCGGGGTCCGTGGGCCTGGAGGCGGGCCTGGCGGCGCCGGGGCTCACGGTCTATGCGGTGGAACGCCGGCCGGAGCGCCTGGCCCAGATCGCTGCCAACCGGGACCGGTTTGGGGCGGTGTGGCTCCTGCCGATATTGGGGGAGGCCCCCGAGGCTTTGGCGACGCTGCCGGACCCGGACCGGGTCTTTGTGGGAGGCGGCGGCCGGGACCTGGCCGGCATCCTCACGGCGGCGGCCCGGCGCCTGAAGCCCGGCGGGCGCCTGGTGGTGGCCGCCACCCTGCTGAGCAGCCTGGAGACGGCCCGGCACGTCCTGGAGCAGGAGGGCCTTGGGCCGGAGGTGGTGCAGATGCAGGTGAGCCGCAGCCGTCCCCTGGCCGGGGATACTTATCTTCAGGCTGCCAACCCGGTGTGGCTCCTTGCCGGCGGCCGGGAGGAGGGATGA
- the cobM gene encoding precorrin-4 C(11)-methyltransferase — MMHPVLFVGAGPGDPELITVKGQRALAAANLVVYAGSLVSPAVLAWAAPGAELIDSAPLNLGEIVGHLLRGYRAGLRVVRLHSGDPAFFGALQEQLAVLDREGVPYEIIPGVTAAFAAAAALKRELTLPEVTQTVILTRAAGRTPVPAREALGRLAHHGATLAIYLSAHLAEEVARELAQGYPPETPVAIAYRVSWPEERLLTCTLAELPATLTAAGIKQQALILVGPTLGPGAPAAASRLYDPGFSHGRRPGGTPGR, encoded by the coding sequence ATGATGCACCCGGTACTCTTTGTGGGCGCCGGCCCCGGCGATCCGGAGCTCATCACGGTGAAGGGCCAGCGGGCCCTGGCTGCGGCAAACCTGGTGGTGTATGCCGGGTCCTTGGTCTCCCCGGCAGTGCTGGCCTGGGCGGCGCCAGGGGCGGAGCTCATCGACAGCGCCCCCCTGAATCTGGGGGAGATCGTCGGCCACCTGCTGCGGGGTTACCGGGCCGGGTTGCGGGTGGTGCGCCTGCACTCCGGCGACCCGGCCTTTTTCGGCGCCCTGCAGGAGCAGTTGGCCGTTCTGGACCGGGAAGGGGTGCCCTACGAAATTATCCCCGGGGTGACGGCCGCCTTTGCCGCCGCCGCCGCCCTGAAGCGGGAGCTTACCCTGCCGGAGGTGACCCAGACGGTGATCCTCACCCGGGCGGCGGGCCGCACGCCGGTGCCGGCGCGGGAGGCCCTTGGCCGGCTGGCGCATCACGGCGCCACCCTGGCCATCTACCTGAGCGCTCACCTGGCGGAGGAGGTGGCCCGGGAGCTCGCCCAGGGTTATCCCCCTGAGACCCCGGTGGCCATCGCCTACCGGGTGAGCTGGCCGGAGGAGCGCCTCCTCACCTGCACCCTGGCGGAGCTGCCGGCCACCCTGACGGCCGCGGGGATCAAACAACAGGCTCTGATCCTGGTGGGGCCCACCTTGGGGCCAGGGGCCCCGGCGGCCGCTTCCCGGCTGTATGATCCCGGCTTCAGCCACGGCCGGCGCCCGGGGGGCACACCGGGGAGGTGA
- a CDS encoding cobalamin biosynthesis protein, producing MPQRALHPRQNRRPVRVVALTPGGAAVARRLAADLPEAVVWLPEHLAVGEAGCRSFGRFAEVAQEAFARREDLVCIMAAGIVVRAIAPCLSHKADDPAVVVVDEAGRFAISLLSGHLGGANDLARQVAAILGGTPVITTATDVAGLPALDVLAPRLGLELENLAAVRAVSMALLNGTPVTLVDPEGRLAEVTAAHPECFVPETDLEQALTRPGPGVYVGCREYEWPPDWLRLRPRVLAVGVGCHQGVKAEAVLALMNEVFARERLSLRCLKALATVAARKDEPGLKEAARRLGVEFLWFTATELAAVSAPNPSVVAARHLGTPSVAEAAALKAAGGSLLVPKVKTPHLTLAVAREP from the coding sequence ATGCCCCAAAGAGCCCTTCACCCCCGGCAAAACCGTCGTCCCGTGCGGGTGGTGGCCCTGACGCCTGGGGGCGCGGCTGTGGCCCGGCGCCTGGCCGCCGACCTGCCGGAGGCGGTTGTGTGGCTGCCGGAACATCTGGCGGTGGGGGAGGCGGGCTGCCGGAGCTTTGGGCGCTTTGCCGAGGTGGCCCAGGAGGCCTTCGCCCGCCGGGAGGACCTGGTCTGTATCATGGCGGCGGGCATCGTGGTGCGCGCCATCGCGCCCTGCCTCTCCCACAAGGCCGATGATCCGGCGGTGGTGGTGGTGGACGAAGCGGGCCGCTTTGCCATCAGCCTGCTCTCCGGGCATCTCGGCGGGGCCAATGATCTGGCCCGGCAGGTGGCCGCCATTTTGGGGGGCACCCCGGTCATCACCACCGCCACGGATGTGGCGGGCCTGCCGGCCCTGGACGTTCTGGCCCCCCGCCTGGGCCTGGAGCTGGAAAACCTGGCGGCGGTGCGGGCTGTGTCCATGGCGCTTCTTAACGGCACCCCTGTCACCCTGGTGGATCCCGAGGGGCGCTTGGCGGAAGTGACGGCGGCCCACCCGGAGTGCTTTGTGCCGGAAACCGACCTGGAACAGGCCCTCACCCGTCCCGGCCCCGGGGTTTATGTGGGCTGCAGGGAATATGAGTGGCCGCCGGACTGGCTGCGCCTGCGCCCCCGGGTCCTGGCGGTGGGCGTGGGATGCCACCAGGGCGTCAAGGCGGAGGCGGTCCTGGCGCTCATGAACGAGGTTTTTGCCCGGGAGCGCCTGTCTCTCCGGTGTCTTAAGGCCCTGGCCACGGTGGCGGCCCGCAAGGATGAACCCGGGCTCAAAGAAGCCGCCCGGCGCCTGGGAGTGGAGTTTTTATGGTTCACAGCGACGGAACTGGCGGCAGTGAGCGCCCCCAACCCCTCGGTGGTGGCGGCCCGGCACCTAGGGACCCCCAGCGTGGCCGAGGCCGCGGCCCTCAAGGCGGCGGGGGGGAGCCTCCTCGTCCCCAAGGTGAAGACCCCGCACCTCACCCTGGCGGTGGCCCGGGAACCTTGA
- the cobJ gene encoding precorrin-3B C(17)-methyltransferase: MSVVSLGPGSLAHLTPRAREALEAAQVVVGYQTYLELIAPLLAGREVVAGAMKQELARGRLALARAVAGARVALVSGGDAGVYGMAGVILELAAAQQLQVAPPGDPGPVDLYLELIPGVPAVTAAAALLGAPLMHDFCAISLSDLLTPWEVIEKRVRAAAAADFVIALYNPLSKKRHWQLEAVQELLLAEKSPETPVGIVRRAMRAGEEVILTTLGEMLSHAVDMQTILIVGNSRSFIYGRYLITPRGYLDKYALAEGEEAP; this comes from the coding sequence TTGAGCGTCGTCAGCCTGGGGCCCGGCAGCCTGGCACACCTGACCCCCCGGGCCCGGGAAGCCCTGGAGGCGGCCCAGGTGGTGGTGGGCTATCAGACTTACCTGGAGCTCATCGCCCCCCTCCTGGCCGGCCGGGAAGTGGTGGCCGGGGCCATGAAGCAGGAGCTGGCCCGGGGCCGCCTGGCGCTGGCGCGGGCCGTGGCCGGGGCCCGGGTGGCCCTGGTCTCCGGCGGGGATGCGGGTGTCTATGGCATGGCGGGGGTGATCCTGGAGCTGGCCGCCGCACAGCAGCTCCAGGTGGCGCCCCCCGGGGACCCAGGCCCCGTGGACCTGTATCTGGAGCTCATCCCCGGTGTGCCGGCGGTGACTGCCGCCGCCGCACTTTTGGGTGCGCCCCTGATGCACGATTTCTGCGCCATTTCTCTAAGCGACCTTCTGACCCCCTGGGAGGTCATTGAAAAACGGGTCCGGGCTGCGGCGGCCGCCGATTTTGTCATCGCCCTGTATAACCCATTAAGCAAAAAGCGGCATTGGCAACTGGAAGCGGTTCAGGAGCTCCTGCTGGCGGAAAAATCCCCTGAGACCCCGGTGGGCATTGTCCGCCGGGCCATGCGGGCGGGCGAGGAAGTCATCCTCACCACCTTAGGGGAGATGCTCAGCCATGCGGTGGACATGCAGACCATCCTCATCGTCGGGAATTCCCGCAGTTTTATCTATGGCCGTTACCTGATCACGCCCCGGGGGTACCTGGACAAGTATGCTTTGGCCGAGGGGGAGGAGGCGCCGTGA
- a CDS encoding cobyric acid synthase, whose translation MKFRPLMILGSGSDVGKSVLVAGLCRVFAQEGVKVAPFKAQNMALNSFITPEGGEMGRAQVVQARAAGLEPHVDMNPILLKPSSEVGSQVIVQGRVIGNFSARDYYRLKPRLVRRVMESFRRLAREYDLIILEGAGSAVELNLKAHDLVNFAMARRADAQVLLVADIERGGVFAATIGAFQLLTPAERRRLKGFIINKFRGDPALFAEGVEIIARRTGRPVLGVLPYLPDLALPEEDSVALARKAAGGGWQGDGRLRIGVVRLPHISNYTDFDPLEREPGVELRYLTQPEELSGADLVILPGSKNTIADLTYLKERGFAARLAEFARSGGHVLGVCGGYQMLGLEVRDPLGVEGPAGQSARGLGLLPVITTMAGEKTMTQVEARALTGEARGETLTAYEIHMGVTEPVGEGRPLFALVAVNGRAAAGLEGWQSPDGRIAGTYLHGLFDADGFRRAYLAGLARERGRRLTLGPDSFAAFQEEQFNRLADVLRQHLDLNAIREMIRK comes from the coding sequence GTGAAGTTCCGCCCCCTGATGATCTTGGGGTCCGGCTCGGATGTGGGCAAAAGCGTGCTGGTGGCGGGCCTGTGCCGGGTCTTTGCCCAGGAGGGGGTGAAAGTCGCCCCCTTCAAGGCCCAGAACATGGCCTTGAACAGCTTCATCACCCCGGAAGGCGGGGAGATGGGCCGGGCCCAGGTGGTGCAGGCCCGGGCGGCGGGTCTGGAACCCCACGTGGACATGAACCCCATTCTCCTCAAGCCCAGCTCGGAGGTGGGCTCCCAGGTCATCGTGCAGGGGCGGGTAATAGGGAACTTCAGCGCCCGGGACTACTATCGGCTCAAACCCCGGCTGGTGAGGCGGGTGATGGAGAGCTTCCGCCGCCTGGCCCGGGAATACGACCTCATCATCCTGGAGGGGGCTGGCAGCGCCGTGGAGCTCAACCTCAAGGCCCATGACCTGGTGAACTTCGCCATGGCCAGGCGGGCCGATGCCCAGGTCCTCCTGGTGGCGGACATCGAACGGGGCGGGGTCTTTGCCGCCACCATCGGGGCCTTTCAGCTCCTCACCCCGGCGGAGCGGCGGCGGCTCAAGGGCTTCATCATCAACAAATTCCGGGGCGATCCGGCCCTGTTTGCCGAGGGGGTGGAGATCATCGCCCGGCGCACCGGTCGGCCGGTCCTGGGAGTGCTCCCTTATCTCCCGGACCTGGCCCTGCCGGAGGAGGACAGCGTCGCCCTGGCCCGCAAAGCCGCAGGGGGCGGCTGGCAGGGGGACGGCCGCCTGCGTATTGGGGTGGTGCGCCTGCCCCATATCTCCAATTACACCGATTTTGACCCCCTGGAGCGGGAGCCGGGGGTGGAACTGCGCTATCTCACTCAACCGGAGGAGCTTTCCGGAGCCGATCTGGTCATTTTGCCGGGGAGCAAAAATACCATTGCCGACCTCACCTACTTGAAAGAGAGGGGGTTTGCTGCTCGGCTGGCGGAATTTGCCCGCTCCGGCGGTCATGTCCTGGGGGTGTGCGGCGGCTACCAGATGCTGGGGCTGGAGGTCCGGGACCCTCTGGGGGTGGAAGGCCCGGCGGGCCAGAGCGCCCGGGGGTTAGGGCTTTTGCCGGTCATCACCACCATGGCCGGGGAGAAAACCATGACCCAGGTGGAGGCCCGGGCCCTTACCGGGGAGGCCCGGGGGGAGACTCTGACGGCTTATGAGATTCACATGGGGGTGACGGAGCCGGTGGGGGAGGGGAGGCCCCTTTTCGCCCTGGTGGCGGTGAACGGCCGGGCCGCCGCGGGGCTGGAGGGCTGGCAGAGCCCCGATGGCCGCATTGCCGGCACCTATCTCCACGGCCTGTTTGATGCCGACGGCTTCCGGCGGGCCTATCTTGCCGGCCTGGCCCGGGAGCGCGGGCGCCGGTTGACCCTCGGTCCCGACTCCTTTGCGGCCTTCCAGGAAGAGCAGTTCAACCGCCTGGCTGACGTGCTGCGGCAGCACCTGGATCTGAACGCCATCCGGGAGATGATCAGGAAATGA
- the cobD gene encoding threonine-phosphate decarboxylase CobD gives MRTRGDAGAVPEHGGDIYGIARELGKTPEELLDFSANINPLGFPPGLPAALTAALAEVVHYPDRRCTALREELAASHGLSPEQILVGNGSTELIYLLPRALRPRRGLVVAPAFGEYEKALRAAGAEVRWHHTAEADGFTLSEPLDPGEAELVFLANPASPSGALVPSERLAEVVQSLGSRGAMVVLDEAFIDFVEEASLKSKLARVPHLLILRSFTKFFGIPGIRLGYLLGAPDLIAQVGAVQEPWSVSTLAQAAGRACLADRDFMARSRKLVQAARERLFQQLADLPGLTVFPSAANYLLLKLNAPALTAANLRRKLLARGLIIRDASNFPGLDARFVRVAVRRPEENDRLVAALAEILEEAGQ, from the coding sequence ATGAGGACCAGGGGAGATGCCGGCGCCGTGCCGGAGCACGGCGGGGATATCTATGGGATTGCCCGGGAGCTGGGCAAGACCCCGGAGGAGCTCCTGGATTTTTCCGCCAACATCAATCCCTTGGGCTTTCCGCCGGGGTTACCGGCGGCCCTGACGGCGGCCCTGGCCGAGGTGGTGCACTATCCGGACCGGCGCTGCACCGCTTTGCGGGAGGAGCTGGCCGCGTCTCACGGTCTCAGCCCTGAACAGATCCTGGTGGGGAACGGCTCCACCGAGCTCATCTATCTCCTTCCCCGGGCGCTGCGGCCCCGGCGGGGGCTGGTGGTGGCGCCGGCTTTCGGTGAATATGAGAAAGCCCTCCGGGCCGCCGGCGCCGAGGTCCGGTGGCATCATACCGCCGAGGCCGATGGTTTCACCTTAAGTGAGCCCCTGGACCCCGGGGAGGCGGAGCTGGTGTTTCTGGCCAACCCTGCCAGCCCCAGTGGCGCCCTGGTGCCTTCGGAGCGGCTGGCGGAGGTGGTGCAATCCCTGGGTTCCCGGGGGGCGATGGTGGTGCTGGACGAGGCCTTCATCGATTTTGTGGAGGAGGCCTCCCTGAAAAGCAAGCTGGCCCGGGTGCCGCATCTCCTGATTTTACGCTCTTTCACCAAGTTTTTCGGCATCCCCGGCATCCGTCTGGGTTATCTCCTGGGGGCGCCAGATCTCATTGCCCAGGTGGGCGCGGTCCAGGAGCCCTGGTCGGTGAGCACCCTGGCCCAGGCGGCAGGACGGGCCTGCCTGGCGGATCGCGACTTCATGGCCCGCAGCCGTAAGCTGGTGCAGGCGGCCCGGGAGCGCCTTTTTCAGCAACTGGCCGACCTGCCGGGGCTCACGGTATTCCCCTCCGCGGCCAACTACCTGTTGCTCAAGCTCAATGCGCCGGCTCTCACTGCCGCCAACCTGCGCCGGAAGCTGCTGGCCCGGGGGCTGATCATCCGGGATGCCAGCAATTTTCCGGGGCTGGACGCACGCTTCGTTCGGGTGGCGGTGCGGCGGCCGGAGGAGAATGACCGGCTGGTGGCGGCGCTGGCGGAGATCCTTGAGGAGGCGGGGCAGTGA
- the cbiB gene encoding adenosylcobinamide-phosphate synthase CbiB, with the protein MNLAWPFLAGYALDLLLGDPPSWPHPVRLIGRVIEAAEGRFYEPTVAAGLRFWLIVQAGVLGPVVLLCLLLPHLPGVIQFLVPAYLCYAGLATRSLHQESRRVEAALAAGDLESARFWLSRIVGRETAALSPAEIRRAVLETVAENLSDGIVAPMFYLLLLGLPGLALYKTANTLDSMVGYKNARYLHFGRVAARVDDGLNFLPARLTAWLLALSAKVLGLDSAGARRILMRDGHKASSPNAGRPESALAGALGVQLGGPAVYFGQRVDKPTIGDPGPRPLDREHYRQAVRLLYAVSLIMAGLTALGLGLAGAGVFGLLGRWWG; encoded by the coding sequence GTGAACCTGGCCTGGCCTTTTCTGGCGGGCTACGCCCTGGATCTGCTTCTGGGCGATCCCCCCTCCTGGCCGCACCCGGTGCGCCTCATCGGCCGGGTGATTGAAGCTGCCGAGGGCCGTTTTTATGAGCCCACGGTGGCCGCCGGCCTGCGCTTCTGGCTCATCGTGCAGGCCGGGGTGCTGGGGCCGGTGGTGCTGCTCTGCCTGCTCCTCCCCCACCTGCCCGGTGTAATTCAGTTTCTGGTGCCGGCCTATCTGTGCTATGCGGGTTTGGCCACCCGCAGCCTGCATCAGGAGAGCCGCCGGGTGGAAGCGGCCCTGGCCGCCGGGGATCTCGAGTCTGCCCGCTTCTGGCTCAGCCGCATCGTGGGCCGGGAGACGGCGGCGCTCTCGCCGGCGGAGATCCGCCGGGCGGTATTGGAGACGGTGGCGGAGAATCTCTCCGACGGCATCGTGGCGCCCATGTTTTATCTGCTGCTTTTGGGCCTACCGGGCCTGGCCCTTTACAAGACGGCCAACACCCTGGACAGCATGGTGGGCTACAAAAACGCGCGGTACTTGCACTTCGGCCGGGTGGCGGCCCGGGTGGATGATGGGCTGAATTTTCTGCCGGCCCGGCTGACGGCGTGGCTTCTGGCGCTTTCGGCCAAAGTCCTGGGTCTGGATAGTGCCGGCGCCCGCCGCATCCTGATGCGGGACGGCCACAAGGCCAGCAGCCCCAACGCCGGGCGGCCGGAATCGGCCCTGGCCGGGGCGCTGGGGGTGCAGTTGGGGGGGCCGGCGGTCTACTTCGGCCAGCGGGTGGACAAGCCCACCATCGGCGATCCGGGCCCCCGCCCGCTGGACAGGGAGCACTACCGCCAGGCGGTGCGCCTGCTGTATGCCGTGTCTCTCATTATGGCGGGGCTCACGGCGTTGGGGCTGGGGTTGGCCGGGGCCGGCGTCTTCGGGCTGCTGGGGCGCTGGTGGGGCTGA
- a CDS encoding cob(I)yrinic acid a,c-diamide adenosyltransferase codes for MKEEHDKLLAPGPGRGALLIYTGDGKGKTTAALGEALRAVGQGFRVCVLQFLKGRETGEVLAAPRLAPELTLVNLGRPGRMDLKAPAPADLARVQRGWELARRAIASGDYDLVVLDEINPVLGAGLIPLAEALEVFQARPPGVTLILTGRRAPADLTAVAQVVTEMHPVKHYFKSGLRARRGIEW; via the coding sequence GTGAAAGAGGAGCATGACAAGCTTTTAGCCCCCGGGCCAGGCCGCGGCGCCCTGCTCATTTACACCGGCGACGGCAAGGGGAAGACCACCGCCGCCCTGGGGGAGGCCCTGCGGGCCGTGGGCCAGGGCTTCAGGGTCTGCGTGCTGCAATTCCTCAAAGGCCGGGAGACCGGCGAGGTCCTGGCCGCGCCCCGGCTGGCCCCGGAGCTGACACTGGTCAACCTGGGCCGCCCCGGCCGCATGGACCTCAAGGCCCCGGCCCCGGCGGATCTGGCCCGGGTCCAGCGGGGCTGGGAGCTTGCCCGCCGCGCCATCGCCTCCGGCGACTATGACCTGGTGGTGCTGGATGAGATCAACCCGGTGCTGGGCGCCGGCCTCATCCCTCTGGCGGAAGCCCTGGAGGTTTTCCAGGCCCGCCCGCCTGGGGTGACCCTCATCCTCACCGGCCGCCGGGCCCCGGCTGATCTGACCGCCGTGGCCCAGGTGGTCACTGAGATGCACCCCGTGAAGCACTACTTCAAAAGCGGTCTGCGGGCCCGCCGCGGGATTGAGTGGTAG